Proteins from one Cicer arietinum cultivar CDC Frontier isolate Library 1 chromosome 3, Cicar.CDCFrontier_v2.0, whole genome shotgun sequence genomic window:
- the LOC101508309 gene encoding patellin-6-like yields MPKFHLGLSQIPHSPSMEDHSSSSMSILNTPFLLDTPKQSSPKPYKKNLVTTLMEAATFTSSSFKEDTYFISHLKSSEKKALQELKNKLLASDENNKNASMWGVSLLGNDNDDVADVLLLKFLRARDFRVNDALNMLVKCLAWRKEFGADNVVDEELGFKELEGVVAFTHGYDREGHPVCYNHYGVFKDKDMYERIFGDEEKLKNFLRWRVQVLERGIKLLHFKPGGVNSLIQVTDLKDMPKRELRAVSNHILSLFQDNYPEMVARKIFINVPWYFSMLYSMFSPFLTQRTKSKFVISKEGNAAETLYKFIRPENIPVQYGGLSLPNEFQNGPPKPASEFTVKGGEKVNIQIEGVEGGATIKWEIVVGGWDLEYSAEFVPNSEGSYTIAVEKSRKVEASSLAIQNSFTSKEAGKMVLSVDNSASKKKKVAAYRYVVRKCNNNTQSDMLQLSLK; encoded by the exons ATGCCTAAATTTCATCTGGGTCTCTCTCAAATCCCTCATTCACCATCAATGGAGGATCACTCTTCATCCTCCATGTCCATCCTCAACACACCCTTTTTACTAGACACTCCAAAACAATCTTCCCCAAAACCATACAAAAAAAACTTAGTCacaacattaatggaagctgcAACCTTCACATCCTCTTCTTTCAAAGAAGATACCTATTTTATTTCCCACCTCAAATCATCAGAGAAGAAAGCATTGCAAGAGTTGAAGAACAAGCTCTTAGCTTCAGatgaaaacaacaaaaatgctTCCATGTGGGGTGTTTCATTGCTTGgtaatgataatgatgatgttgcTGATGTGTTGCTCTTGAAGTTCCTTAGAGCTAGAGACTTTAGAGTCAATGATGCTCTCAACATGCTTGTGAAATGTCTTGCTTGGAGGAAGGAGTTTGGTGCTGATAATGTTGTGGATGAAGAGCTGGGATTTAAAGAGCTTGAAGGTGTTGTAGCTTTTACACATGGGTATGATAGAGAGGGACACCCAGTGTGTTACAATCATTATGGTGTTTTCAAAGATAAGGATATGTATGAGAGGATTTTTGGTGATGAAGAGAAGTTGAAGAACTTTTTGAGGTGGAGGGTTCAAGTTCTTGAGAGAGGAATCAAGCTTTTGCATTTTAAGCCTGGTGGGGTTAATTCTTTGATTCAAGTTACTGATCTTAAGGATATGCCTAAGAGAGAGTTAAGGGCTGTCTCAAATCATATTCTCTCATTGTTTCAAGATAACTATCCTGAAATGGTGGCTCGTAAG ATTTTCATCAATGTGCCATGGTACTTTAGCATGTTGTATTCAATGTTCAGCCCATTTCTGACTCAAAGAACTAAGAGCAAGTTTGTGATCTCTAAGGAAGGAAATGCTGCAGAGACACTTTATAA ATTTATAAGGCCTGAGAATATTCCTGTTCAATATGGTGGATTGAGTCTACCAAATGAATTTCAAAATGGTCCTCCAAAACCAGCTTCTGAGTTCACTGTTAAAGGTGGAGAAAAAGTGAACATACAAATAGAAGGAGTTGAG GGTGGTGCAACAATCAAGTGGGAGATTGTAGTTGGAGGCTGGGACTTAGAATACAGTGCTGAGTTTGTCCCAAACTCAGAAGGTAGCTACACTATAGCAGTTGAAAAATCAAGGAAGGTTGAAGCATCATCTTTAGCAATTCAAAATTCATTCACATCAAAAGAAGCAGGTAAAATGGTACTCTCAGTTGATAACTCTGCATCTAAGAAGAAAAAAGTTGCTGCTTATCGCTATGTTGTCCGCAAATGCAACAACAACACACAATCTGATATGTTGCAATTAAGCCTCAAATAG